The following are from one region of the Mercenaria mercenaria strain notata unplaced genomic scaffold, MADL_Memer_1 contig_2207, whole genome shotgun sequence genome:
- the LOC128552253 gene encoding uncharacterized protein LOC128552253, translated as QEFRAKSVQDLMKKYNVLYSPTQNETKASTSERAVLSLKSRTMRYLTYKDNYTCLPVLSAISISYNNSYHRTIGTTPASVNANNEEEVRLATYFAQNPWKDKIDAKLKRFRTKIGDYVRITYLRNVITRAYDQTYSGEVFRVSKRYYRGILPVYRQNDLQDEEIKGTFYENELQKVDYDPDQAFKIEQILKTKGKGQNKQYFVKWKNYPKEFNSWIKANDFV; from the coding sequence GTCAGGAGTTTAGAGCCAAATCAGTACAAGATCTGATGAAAAAATACAATGTCTTATACTCGCCAACACAGAACGAGACTAAGGCGAGCACGAGCGAACGTGCAGTATTAAGCTTAAAATCAAGAACAATGCGCTACTTAACTTACAAGGATAACTACACATGTCTACCTGTTTTATCAGCCATTTCAATATCATACAATAACTCATACCATAGAACAATTGGAACAACACCGGCCAGTGTAAACGCCAACAACGAGGAAGAAGTGAGATTAGCCACATATTTTGCACAAAATCCGTGGAAAGACAAAATTGACGCGAAACTTAAAAGGTTCAGAACTAAAATTGGTGACTATGTAAGGATTACATACTTGAGAAATGTGATTACTCGTGCGTATGATCAAACGTACAGTGGAGAAGTGTTCCGAGTTTCCAAACGTTATTACAGAGGAATTTTACCTGTATACAGACAGAATGATTTACAAGATGAAGAAATTAAAGGAACATTTTATGAGAATGAATTGCAGAAAGTGGACTATGATCCCGACCAGGCATTTAAAATCGAGCAAATTCTCAAAACTAAAGGCAaaggacaaaataaacaataCTTTGTGAAATGGAAAAACTATCCGAAGGAATTTAATAGCTGGATCAAAGCTAATGACTTTGTGTGA
- the LOC128552252 gene encoding membrane cofactor protein-like, which yields MSSQFEIGTTLTFTCETGFAAAGSTDTIVCQDNHQWSAKPKCQIRQNPSQPTDTSIPKSFCKLPNVANGKFINVVSAQIELGSTLRFKCDTGFTASESGDTVTCQGNHQWSAEPICQDNSNASRRNAVSASMMAVYVCLSIFVTIISAIVVICIRKRRQSCTGWNRFK from the exons ATGTCTTCGCAATTTGAGATAGGGACAACTCTTACATTTACTTGTGAGACAGGATTTGCGGCAGCAGGGTCAACAGACACTATCGTTTGCCAAGATAACCATCAATGGAGCGCAAAGCCAAAATGTCAAA TTCGCCAGAATCCATCTCAACCAACAGACACATCAATACCAAAGTCGTTTTGCAAATTACCAAACGTTGCAAATGGCAAGTTCATAAATGTAGTGTCAGCACAGATTGAGTTAGGATCAACGCTTCGCTTTAAATGCGATACAGGATTTACAGCCTCGGAATCAGGTGATACTGTGACTTGCCAAGGGAATCACCAATGGAGCGCTGAGCCAATATGTCAAG ATAATTCTAACGCTTCCAGAAGGAATGCAGTGTCAGCATCAATGATGGCCGTTTACGtatgtttgtcaatatttgtgACAATCATATCTGCGATTGTTGTCATATGCATCAG AAAAAGAAGACAATCATGTACAGGATGGAATAGATTTAAGTGA